The following are encoded together in the Flavihumibacter fluvii genome:
- the rbsK gene encoding ribokinase has translation MSKIIVIGSSNTDMVVRTDHFPAAGQTIMGGEFFMFSGGKGANQAVAAARMEAEVFFIGNTGGDIFGHRAIEMLNKEGINTDFICMDQEKPSGIALILVDRHGENEIVVAPGANATLSEQHISKAEKIITESDLILLQLEIPLDTVIFAAELGARLQKKVILNPAPAQPLPDELLQHLFLITPNETEAEILTGIKIHDQPSAAKAASVLLSKGVKQVVITLGPKGAFYKSDQFELMVEAPKVNAVDTTAAGDVFNGALAVEISNGKDWKSAISFACKAASLSVTQMGAQASMPMRSDIS, from the coding sequence ATGTCCAAAATCATTGTCATCGGAAGCTCAAATACAGATATGGTTGTCCGGACCGACCATTTCCCTGCGGCAGGCCAAACCATCATGGGCGGTGAATTCTTTATGTTCTCTGGGGGTAAAGGGGCCAACCAGGCTGTTGCTGCGGCCAGAATGGAAGCCGAAGTATTTTTTATTGGAAATACAGGTGGTGATATTTTTGGCCATCGGGCAATAGAAATGCTTAACAAGGAAGGGATTAATACTGACTTTATATGTATGGATCAGGAGAAACCATCTGGTATCGCCCTGATATTGGTAGACAGGCATGGTGAAAATGAAATAGTTGTTGCTCCTGGTGCTAATGCAACATTATCGGAACAGCACATTAGCAAAGCGGAAAAAATCATTACTGAATCGGACCTTATACTTTTGCAATTGGAAATCCCATTAGATACTGTCATTTTTGCCGCGGAACTTGGTGCCAGACTACAAAAAAAAGTCATCCTTAATCCAGCACCGGCCCAACCACTTCCCGATGAATTATTGCAGCATTTGTTTTTAATTACTCCCAATGAAACTGAGGCTGAAATACTAACGGGAATTAAAATTCATGATCAGCCTTCCGCAGCGAAGGCAGCTTCGGTCCTACTATCAAAGGGTGTGAAGCAGGTGGTCATAACGCTAGGCCCAAAGGGTGCATTTTATAAAAGCGACCAATTTGAACTGATGGTGGAAGCACCAAAAGTAAATGCTGTGGATACTACGGCTGCGGGAGATGTCTTTAATGGAGCCTTAGCAGTAGAAATCAGCAACGGCAAAGATTGGAAATCTGCTATATCATTTGCCTGTAAGGCCGCTTCATTATCGGTAACGCAAATGGGCGCGCAAGCTTCAATGCCAATGAGGAGTGATATTTCCTGA
- a CDS encoding DUF4260 family protein, protein MKKIIALEEVAQFITAAFCYYLLHLPLHWSLVVLVFFSPDIGAAGYFLNNITGTFLYNLLHHKLLALLMIGIGYFIGENWLVGLGLLYFAHSSFDRALGYGLKFPGNPGKTHLGYIGKEK, encoded by the coding sequence ATGAAAAAAATCATTGCGCTCGAAGAAGTTGCCCAGTTTATTACTGCTGCATTTTGTTATTATTTGTTGCATTTACCGTTGCACTGGTCACTGGTAGTGCTTGTTTTTTTTAGTCCGGATATCGGTGCTGCAGGATACTTTTTAAATAATATCACTGGAACATTTTTATACAATTTGTTGCACCATAAACTTCTGGCCCTTTTGATGATTGGTATTGGCTATTTTATCGGAGAAAACTGGTTGGTCGGACTCGGTCTGTTATATTTTGCACACAGCAGTTTTGACCGGGCATTGGGCTATGGATTAAAATTCCCAGGCAATCCTGGTAAGACCCACCTTGGTTATATAGGAAAGGAGAAGTAG
- a CDS encoding PQQ-binding-like beta-propeller repeat protein, with amino-acid sequence MKHVFIYLFSWVSFFPTNGQDTVVKKDTLNQRLPEVLWTFTAPAPIYASPVARSGMIYFGSVNGCFYAVNILNGHEEWKFETHGEIRSTALIHAGQIYFTNGSGSLFCLDEQNGRQVWKFTRPGEKKYPLYSFADYYQSSPTYYQGVVYFGSGNGNIYAVDAATGMEKWHFKTGDVVHSSPVVSGDKLFTGSFDGYFYALDLNGRMLWKFKSVGHRYFPKGEFQGSPAAYGSQVIVGARDYNLYAIDTGLGFCHWNLSFPKGWAIGQPVIHDSILYVGSSDDQLLMAIEPHTGKVLWQRSLKFNIFGGAAFGTNTLYIGTLMGKIFALDIKSGELRWTFETKAYKLNHLIYFNEDDTYKENLFGTVIRQNEDFLKMYYALGGIFSTPVKIDQNLIFSSTDGLVYCLKIE; translated from the coding sequence ATGAAGCATGTATTCATTTATTTATTTTCCTGGGTTTCTTTTTTCCCCACCAATGGCCAGGATACAGTTGTGAAAAAGGACACACTAAATCAGCGTTTACCTGAAGTACTGTGGACTTTTACGGCACCAGCGCCAATTTATGCTTCGCCGGTTGCCAGATCTGGTATGATTTACTTTGGAAGTGTCAATGGGTGTTTTTATGCTGTGAATATTTTGAATGGCCATGAAGAATGGAAGTTTGAAACACATGGGGAAATTCGGTCAACAGCTTTAATACATGCTGGCCAAATTTATTTTACGAATGGCTCTGGTAGTTTATTTTGCCTGGATGAACAAAACGGTCGTCAGGTTTGGAAATTCACGCGCCCAGGGGAAAAAAAATATCCCTTGTACAGTTTTGCTGATTATTACCAGTCATCCCCTACTTACTATCAAGGTGTTGTCTATTTTGGATCGGGTAATGGTAATATCTATGCCGTTGATGCGGCAACCGGAATGGAAAAATGGCATTTTAAAACCGGTGACGTCGTTCATTCATCTCCGGTAGTAAGTGGTGATAAATTATTTACAGGCTCTTTTGATGGCTATTTTTATGCGCTGGACTTAAATGGCAGGATGCTTTGGAAGTTCAAATCAGTAGGGCATCGCTATTTCCCAAAGGGCGAATTCCAGGGAAGCCCTGCCGCATATGGTTCGCAGGTAATTGTAGGCGCACGTGATTACAATCTATATGCAATAGATACCGGACTGGGATTCTGTCATTGGAATTTATCGTTTCCAAAAGGCTGGGCAATTGGCCAACCCGTAATCCATGATTCAATACTGTATGTAGGCAGTTCTGATGATCAGTTATTAATGGCCATAGAACCACACACAGGCAAAGTCCTTTGGCAGCGCTCATTGAAATTCAATATTTTTGGAGGAGCGGCCTTCGGTACAAATACTTTATACATTGGAACCCTGATGGGAAAAATATTTGCACTGGATATAAAGAGTGGAGAGTTACGCTGGACTTTCGAAACCAAGGCCTACAAGTTGAATCATTTGATTTATTTTAATGAAGATGATACCTACAAGGAGAATCTATTTGGCACAGTGATACGGCAAAATGAAGATTTCCTGAAAATGTATTATGCCTTGGGTGGTATTTTTTCCACACCGGTAAAAATTGACCAAAATTTAATTTTTTCAAGTACCGATGGTCTTGTCTATTGCCTTAAAATAGAATAA
- a CDS encoding AI-2E family transporter: protein MPSFNDRLKQLLLIGIIGALVIMLFISMKAFIPGILGAITLYILSREKYFQLTFYRKWRKGWTAGLFILFYLVILGVPVYLIILLLSPRIDAYLSAPDKYIDLVRKILTNIQSETGIDILSTAHINTFFDKISAFLPGLVNSTTNLLFNLALVLFLLYYLLINGKSIEQYLNSITPLKEKNLHTLVYETKKNIKANALGIPMISIIQGFIATIGYYIFHVPEFLIWGVLTGLFAFFPIVGTMIIWVPIDIYLYATGNNWQATGLLLYSLLVTGNADTLARMTLLKKIGNVHPVITIIGVISGLSLFGFIGLIFGPLLVSYIGVLFSIYLNEYITDETMVNTDKH from the coding sequence ATGCCATCTTTTAATGATCGACTGAAACAGTTATTACTGATTGGCATCATCGGAGCATTGGTTATAATGCTTTTCATCTCGATGAAGGCATTTATCCCGGGAATTTTAGGGGCGATTACCCTTTACATACTAAGCCGGGAGAAATATTTCCAGTTGACCTTCTACCGAAAATGGCGTAAGGGATGGACAGCCGGACTTTTTATTTTATTTTACCTTGTGATCCTCGGCGTGCCTGTTTACCTCATTATTTTGCTTTTGAGCCCAAGAATAGATGCGTATCTCTCTGCGCCAGACAAATACATTGACCTGGTCAGAAAAATACTGACGAATATCCAGTCAGAAACAGGAATAGACATTTTATCCACAGCGCATATCAATACCTTTTTTGATAAGATTTCGGCCTTCTTACCCGGACTTGTGAATAGTACCACAAACCTGTTATTCAACCTTGCTCTTGTGCTATTTTTATTGTACTACCTGCTCATTAATGGAAAATCCATAGAACAATACCTAAATAGTATCACTCCGCTAAAAGAAAAGAACCTTCACACCCTTGTCTATGAAACCAAGAAAAACATTAAAGCAAATGCGCTTGGCATACCGATGATTTCAATCATCCAGGGTTTCATAGCTACTATTGGGTATTATATATTCCATGTACCAGAATTCCTGATCTGGGGTGTATTAACAGGACTGTTTGCATTTTTTCCCATAGTGGGTACTATGATCATATGGGTGCCAATTGATATTTATTTATATGCCACCGGAAATAACTGGCAAGCTACCGGATTACTCCTCTACAGTTTACTGGTCACCGGCAATGCAGATACGCTGGCAAGAATGACCTTGCTCAAAAAAATTGGCAATGTCCATCCGGTAATCACCATTATTGGCGTAATATCCGGGTTAAGCCTTTTTGGATTTATCGGATTAATTTTTGGTCCGTTGCTGGTTAGTTATATAGGAGTTTTATTTTCCATTTACCTGAACGAATACATTACTGATGAAACCATGGTGAATACCGACAAACATTAA
- a CDS encoding RidA family protein → MSAPTPDQRFALLGLELPPAPKPMGVYKPCLIDYHHVYVSGHGPVRSDGSSITGRVGDTLTQEEGKQAALQVGLTILATLKEKFGTFNAIRRVIKVLGMVNCTADFEKHPYIINGCSELFAKVWGEDLGIGVRSAVGMGSLPENIPVEIEALFELHNS, encoded by the coding sequence ATGAGTGCACCAACACCAGACCAGCGATTTGCTTTGTTAGGCCTTGAGCTTCCTCCAGCACCAAAACCTATGGGTGTGTATAAGCCCTGTTTAATTGACTACCACCATGTATATGTTTCCGGCCATGGCCCAGTAAGAAGTGATGGATCCAGCATTACCGGAAGGGTAGGAGATACACTTACCCAGGAGGAAGGAAAACAAGCGGCTCTGCAGGTTGGTTTAACAATTTTAGCAACGCTAAAGGAGAAATTCGGCACTTTCAATGCTATCAGGAGAGTCATCAAAGTACTGGGTATGGTAAATTGTACTGCCGACTTTGAAAAGCATCCATATATTATCAATGGATGCAGTGAATTGTTTGCAAAAGTATGGGGTGAAGACCTGGGTATAGGTGTACGCAGTGCTGTAGGGATGGGCTCATTACCAGAAAATATTCCTGTTGAAATTGAAGCCTTATTTGAATTACATAATTCGTAA
- a CDS encoding dipeptidase, giving the protein MLIFDVHLDLSMNAMEWNRNLRLPVSVINEREIGLTDKRDRGNALVSLPELRKGNIGLVVATQIARYVAPGNKLPGWHSPEQAWAQTQGQLAWYRAMEDAGEMVPITNLRELEAHLKLWNDDMPNSGKPIGYILSLEGADSMVNLSYVEKAYQTGVRAIGPAHYGPGRYAQGTNASGLMGPDGHALLKEMERLNIILDATHLCDDSFWDALGHFNGRVWASHNNCRSLVNHNRQFSDDQIRALVERGAVIGGVLDAWMMVPGWELGFSQPKSMHCNLEVVIDHLDHICQLAGNCLHVGIGSDLDGGYGKEQAPYDLESIADLQHLQALLENRGYGPADIRNIFHGNFIRFIRETWAFS; this is encoded by the coding sequence ATGTTAATATTTGATGTGCACCTCGATCTTAGCATGAATGCAATGGAATGGAACCGCAACCTGCGACTACCTGTTTCGGTAATTAATGAACGTGAAATTGGATTAACAGATAAACGGGATCGTGGTAATGCATTGGTTTCACTGCCAGAACTTCGAAAAGGCAATATCGGCCTGGTAGTTGCCACACAAATTGCCCGTTATGTAGCACCAGGCAATAAGCTGCCTGGCTGGCATTCACCGGAACAGGCCTGGGCGCAAACCCAGGGCCAGCTGGCCTGGTACAGGGCAATGGAAGATGCCGGCGAAATGGTGCCTATCACCAATTTACGGGAACTTGAAGCTCACCTGAAATTGTGGAATGATGATATGCCAAATTCAGGAAAACCTATTGGATATATCCTGAGCCTGGAAGGCGCTGATTCAATGGTAAACCTTTCATATGTAGAGAAGGCTTATCAAACTGGAGTAAGGGCTATTGGTCCGGCGCATTATGGCCCTGGACGCTATGCACAGGGAACAAATGCAAGCGGATTGATGGGTCCTGATGGCCATGCCTTGCTAAAAGAAATGGAGAGGCTGAATATTATTCTTGATGCCACCCATTTATGTGATGACAGTTTTTGGGATGCATTGGGCCATTTCAATGGCAGGGTATGGGCCAGCCATAACAATTGCCGGAGCCTGGTGAACCATAACCGGCAGTTCAGTGATGATCAGATCAGGGCATTAGTTGAACGGGGTGCGGTCATTGGCGGGGTACTGGATGCCTGGATGATGGTACCCGGATGGGAGTTGGGCTTTTCCCAACCCAAATCTATGCATTGTAACCTGGAAGTGGTTATCGATCATCTCGACCATATCTGCCAACTGGCTGGTAATTGCCTGCATGTGGGTATTGGTTCAGACCTTGATGGTGGCTATGGTAAAGAACAGGCGCCATATGACCTGGAGAGCATTGCAGACCTTCAGCACTTGCAGGCGCTACTGGAAAATCGAGGGTACGGGCCTGCCGATATCCGAAATATCTTCCACGGCAACTTTATCAGGTTTATCCGTGAAACATGGGCTTTTTCATAA
- a CDS encoding DUF6807 family protein, producing the protein MLRSFLINKSYYKVFYILAVGLISFNWVNIDATDSAFTTIKNEEGISVLEHGKPVFFYQRKPKVAGGKYHFNNYLHPVYNLQGDTLTEEFPEDHFHHRGFFWAWHQIYIGEKKMGDSWTMDSISQEVASLETSLKKKEIRLNAKVLWKSFAIQNEQPFIEENTIITVHQRESQTRKIDLEISLKALVSGVKIGGSEDEKGYGGFSTRIKLPKNMVFTSENGAVTPLEGQVHAGKWMDFSALFEGRQHLESGMAILCHPTTPNYPAPWILRQNGSMQNIVFPGARRIELPTERPTILRYRIIIHNGNANSLDFQKLQSEYGKLYPEK; encoded by the coding sequence ATGTTACGTTCTTTTTTAATTAATAAGAGTTATTACAAGGTATTTTATATCCTGGCAGTTGGTTTAATTAGCTTTAATTGGGTAAACATTGACGCAACAGATTCCGCATTTACAACCATTAAAAATGAAGAAGGCATTTCTGTATTGGAGCACGGAAAGCCGGTTTTTTTTTACCAGCGCAAACCAAAAGTAGCTGGCGGAAAGTACCATTTCAATAATTATTTACATCCTGTTTATAATTTACAGGGGGATACCCTCACCGAAGAATTTCCAGAAGACCATTTTCACCACCGTGGTTTTTTTTGGGCATGGCATCAGATCTATATCGGCGAAAAGAAAATGGGGGATAGCTGGACGATGGACAGTATTTCTCAAGAAGTTGCCAGCCTGGAAACAAGCCTGAAAAAAAAGGAAATAAGGTTGAATGCAAAAGTCCTCTGGAAGTCATTTGCAATACAAAATGAACAACCATTTATAGAAGAAAACACAATAATTACCGTTCACCAACGGGAGTCACAAACCAGGAAAATTGATTTAGAAATATCTTTAAAAGCACTGGTTTCAGGGGTTAAGATCGGCGGGTCAGAGGATGAGAAAGGGTATGGTGGTTTCAGTACCCGGATTAAACTCCCAAAAAATATGGTGTTTACTTCAGAAAATGGAGCCGTAACTCCCCTGGAAGGCCAGGTGCATGCAGGAAAATGGATGGATTTTTCTGCCCTTTTCGAAGGTAGGCAGCATTTGGAAAGTGGCATGGCGATTCTTTGCCATCCAACTACACCCAATTATCCTGCACCTTGGATATTAAGGCAAAATGGAAGTATGCAAAATATTGTTTTCCCCGGTGCAAGGAGAATTGAATTACCCACAGAACGACCAACAATATTGCGCTACCGTATCATCATACACAATGGCAATGCGAATAGTTTAGATTTTCAGAAACTGCAATCAGAATATGGAAAACTGTATCCCGAGAAATAA
- a CDS encoding alpha/beta hydrolase-fold protein codes for MKNMFSLSKSLFLLLLLVIQSGLKAGAQITVLDSRHYSNVFGEMRNFRIFLPTGYQNSPDKRYPVIYFLHGWSQRYFGSGEDIYAAYDTGHDNNGDNIEQFVLKHEVIVVKSDGYNSDANDPYYKRPYNVGPVETYRQFPIYFEELVHFIDGTYNTRNNRTQRAITGLSMGGFMAYFIGGKYPQLFSAIGSFCPSAEFLIGPKDFPVEYSHLYMYKNYGGTRVFLNYGDKDFIRSYHEDRNRIWTQVLDNYSYKVYPGEHSTAGLGEMFKNLFKTFGAPPQKPLKWAHIDIYPDFSVWDYTVNSDRNIPGFTTLENVDAQGFKSVVREFLPDGGVLPFVNLSVLTPAIYEKNTSYTINDYDAINHITFQKVIISDNSGRLKITLNGSLHHIGINKVKDNPNISMVSYKAENMNSAIHKKDVAISMVFLNNGQMEARHVKAKLSASNSNTIIDKSESVIGDIGINETKYGNTPFVFHVKGDSIEIVRFKLTMQDDSKREWTEFFEIEIKADMPEILDVTIADGRILPVARSGTEIETIRLGIGNGDGLANPGESIVLLVKDQGKYWRTSLFSTDININPFGVNVRKSDSWENFDFVGGSAKYSVPLLSSDCPEGRRIDFLATYWIPGIEKTHITKKGKISIEVKGKDSSPPSLQTVQIPGDNILQARLSDGSKITYVKATVILVNNPEKKFEIELKDTGIHGDRVAGDLLFCNIIPSKNFGLYKVMIEAKDYYGNKLTAEVPGTFILH; via the coding sequence ATGAAGAATATGTTTTCCCTTTCAAAAAGCCTTTTTTTGTTGTTACTCCTGGTCATTCAATCTGGCCTTAAAGCTGGTGCGCAAATTACAGTACTGGATTCAAGGCATTATAGCAATGTATTTGGGGAAATGAGAAATTTCCGGATTTTTTTACCTACTGGTTATCAAAACAGCCCCGATAAAAGATATCCTGTAATTTATTTTCTTCATGGTTGGTCACAACGTTATTTTGGAAGTGGGGAGGATATTTATGCAGCATATGATACTGGCCATGATAACAACGGTGATAATATTGAACAATTTGTGTTAAAGCATGAGGTGATAGTGGTGAAGTCAGATGGGTATAATAGTGACGCCAATGATCCTTATTATAAGCGTCCATATAATGTAGGTCCGGTAGAAACCTACCGTCAATTTCCCATCTATTTTGAAGAGCTCGTTCATTTTATTGATGGCACGTACAATACAAGGAATAACCGCACCCAAAGAGCCATTACCGGACTTTCTATGGGAGGATTCATGGCTTATTTTATTGGTGGGAAATACCCACAGTTATTTTCAGCAATAGGGAGTTTTTGTCCATCGGCTGAATTCCTGATCGGACCAAAAGACTTTCCCGTAGAGTACAGCCACCTCTATATGTATAAAAACTATGGTGGTACCAGGGTATTCCTTAATTATGGGGATAAAGATTTTATTCGTAGCTACCACGAAGACCGCAACAGGATTTGGACGCAGGTATTAGACAATTATTCTTATAAGGTATATCCTGGAGAGCACAGCACCGCCGGACTTGGCGAGATGTTCAAGAACCTGTTTAAAACATTTGGGGCCCCACCCCAAAAGCCCTTAAAATGGGCGCATATTGATATTTACCCTGATTTTTCTGTTTGGGATTACACGGTCAATTCAGACAGGAATATCCCTGGTTTTACCACCCTTGAAAATGTTGATGCCCAAGGATTTAAATCAGTTGTGCGGGAATTCCTTCCAGATGGCGGGGTACTGCCATTTGTCAACCTGTCTGTCCTTACACCCGCGATCTACGAAAAAAACACATCGTATACCATAAATGACTATGATGCAATTAACCACATTACCTTCCAAAAAGTAATTATAAGCGACAACTCCGGTCGATTAAAAATCACCTTGAATGGAAGTTTACATCATATTGGGATTAATAAAGTAAAAGACAATCCCAATATTTCAATGGTCTCCTATAAGGCCGAAAACATGAATTCGGCAATCCATAAAAAGGATGTAGCTATTTCCATGGTCTTTTTAAATAATGGCCAAATGGAAGCCAGGCATGTAAAAGCAAAATTATCCGCTTCAAATTCAAACACAATAATTGACAAAAGTGAATCTGTTATAGGTGATATTGGCATTAATGAAACGAAATACGGTAATACGCCTTTTGTCTTTCATGTAAAAGGAGATAGTATCGAGATTGTCAGGTTTAAACTGACCATGCAAGATGATAGTAAAAGGGAATGGACAGAGTTTTTTGAAATTGAAATTAAAGCAGACATGCCGGAGATCCTGGATGTTACAATTGCAGATGGGAGAATATTACCAGTAGCCAGATCAGGCACGGAAATAGAAACCATACGTCTTGGAATCGGTAATGGTGACGGTTTGGCAAATCCAGGTGAATCAATTGTGTTACTGGTAAAGGATCAGGGCAAATATTGGCGAACAAGTTTATTTTCTACGGATATCAATATTAACCCCTTTGGTGTGAATGTCCGGAAATCAGATAGCTGGGAGAATTTTGACTTTGTTGGCGGCTCTGCCAAGTACTCGGTTCCTTTGTTATCTTCTGATTGTCCGGAAGGTAGAAGAATTGATTTCCTTGCAACTTATTGGATTCCAGGAATTGAAAAAACACATATAACAAAGAAAGGGAAGATCAGCATTGAGGTAAAAGGGAAAGACAGCAGCCCCCCGTCATTACAAACTGTTCAGATTCCAGGTGATAATATCTTGCAGGCAAGGTTATCAGATGGTTCAAAAATTACGTATGTAAAAGCCACTGTAATATTAGTAAATAACCCTGAAAAAAAATTTGAAATAGAACTGAAGGATACTGGAATTCATGGCGACAGAGTAGCCGGAGATCTTTTATTTTGCAATATAATTCCATCTAAAAATTTCGGACTTTATAAAGTAATGATTGAAGCTAAAGATTACTATGGAAATAAACTGACGGCTGAAGTTCCCGGAACATTTATTTTGCATTAA
- a CDS encoding MATE family efflux transporter: MLRTEAKSTIKLALPIIIGELAQMALHIIDTAMVGAISYKQLAAAALVINAMNIPFVVGIGMTISVSQMVSMAHGRRDAALVSHYFFNGFLLCAISALLISGFLFGFQPFLDHLGQDPEVVRLAMPFMRLMAISILPMLLFMTLKQFTDGLEFTKTAMLLSLAGMPINILLNWLLIYGNWGFPRLELEGAGWATLITRSLMFTVLGIIILKHPTFRPYISNSKNQWFLKRKTWRELLHIGIPSSLQIGMEAGAFAVSGIMIGTFGAVPQAAHQIALSCAAFTFMVSMGLAQAGSIRVSNAFGRSDWPRITLIGKSTLITALAYGICCALTFAVFRQQLPVLFNKDIEVIQLAALLLLFAAVFQISDATQAIGAGLLRGIKDVRVPTLLVGIAYWVVGLPMGYILGFNFNMGAKGMWLGFIAGLTLASIFLISRFLNMCKKEN; encoded by the coding sequence ATGTTAAGAACTGAGGCAAAGAGTACTATTAAGCTGGCGCTACCAATCATCATAGGTGAATTGGCTCAGATGGCGTTACACATTATTGATACTGCTATGGTGGGTGCCATCAGTTATAAACAGCTAGCCGCTGCAGCACTAGTCATCAATGCTATGAATATTCCTTTTGTTGTAGGTATCGGAATGACCATTTCTGTATCCCAGATGGTTTCCATGGCCCATGGGCGGCGCGATGCAGCACTTGTTTCACATTACTTTTTTAATGGATTTTTGCTATGCGCTATTTCAGCACTGCTTATTTCAGGGTTTTTGTTCGGGTTTCAACCTTTCCTGGATCACCTGGGCCAGGACCCTGAAGTTGTCCGATTAGCCATGCCATTTATGCGCCTGATGGCCATTTCCATTCTTCCGATGTTGCTGTTTATGACACTTAAGCAATTTACAGATGGGCTTGAATTCACGAAAACAGCCATGCTCTTGTCATTAGCGGGCATGCCGATTAATATCCTCCTGAACTGGTTGCTGATCTATGGAAACTGGGGTTTTCCAAGACTTGAATTAGAGGGAGCAGGATGGGCCACACTTATAACCAGGTCGCTGATGTTTACGGTGCTGGGCATCATCATTTTGAAACATCCAACCTTTCGCCCTTATATAAGCAACAGTAAAAACCAGTGGTTCCTGAAACGGAAAACCTGGCGTGAACTATTGCATATTGGTATCCCCAGTAGCCTCCAGATCGGGATGGAAGCCGGCGCATTTGCAGTTTCAGGTATTATGATTGGAACATTTGGGGCAGTTCCCCAGGCTGCTCACCAAATCGCACTAAGTTGTGCCGCATTTACATTTATGGTATCTATGGGTTTAGCACAGGCCGGTTCAATACGCGTAAGCAACGCATTTGGGCGGAGTGATTGGCCCAGGATTACATTGATTGGAAAGAGTACTTTAATTACCGCACTCGCATATGGAATTTGTTGTGCATTAACCTTTGCGGTTTTCCGGCAACAGTTACCCGTACTATTCAATAAGGATATAGAAGTAATTCAATTGGCAGCACTACTCTTACTCTTCGCTGCAGTTTTCCAGATATCAGACGCCACGCAAGCCATAGGCGCCGGATTGCTACGCGGGATAAAGGACGTTAGGGTACCCACATTACTTGTGGGCATTGCTTATTGGGTAGTGGGATTGCCCATGGGATATATCCTTGGGTTTAATTTTAACATGGGAGCAAAAGGTATGTGGCTGGGATTCATAGCTGGACTTACACTTGCATCAATTTTTTTAATCAGCCGTTTCCTCAATATGTGTAAAAAAGAGAATTAA